A DNA window from Polynucleobacter sp. AP-Titi-500A-B4 contains the following coding sequences:
- a CDS encoding YggS family pyridoxal phosphate-dependent enzyme, with protein MNSIVVNLMQVRQRIELAALAAKREPEDIELLAVSKTFPASAIEEAMHAGQSAFGENYVQEGIEKIIQLEKLRPWLVWHFIGPLQSNKTREVAEHFDWVHSVDRLKIAERLSAQRGEFPSLAELQVCVQVNVSEEESKSGVPLSEAEAICDAISKLPNIVLRGLMAIPAPNPDPKMQREAFAAVRDCFQGIQSRHLVDPDYQFFDTLSMGMSDDLEAAIAEGSTMVRVGTAIFGKRDKITK; from the coding sequence ATGAATTCAATTGTGGTTAACCTCATGCAGGTGCGGCAGCGTATTGAACTTGCAGCCCTAGCCGCAAAACGCGAACCAGAAGACATTGAGCTCTTAGCAGTAAGTAAAACCTTTCCCGCATCTGCCATTGAAGAGGCGATGCATGCCGGACAATCGGCATTTGGCGAGAACTACGTTCAAGAAGGTATTGAAAAAATTATTCAACTTGAAAAGTTACGCCCTTGGCTGGTATGGCACTTTATTGGGCCACTACAAAGTAATAAAACCAGAGAAGTTGCTGAGCATTTTGATTGGGTTCATAGTGTGGATCGACTCAAGATTGCCGAGCGCCTGTCCGCCCAACGGGGCGAGTTTCCCAGCTTGGCAGAATTACAGGTATGCGTTCAGGTCAACGTGAGCGAAGAAGAGAGTAAAAGCGGTGTTCCACTCTCAGAGGCAGAAGCCATATGTGATGCAATTAGCAAATTACCCAACATCGTACTGCGTGGCCTCATGGCTATTCCAGCACCCAACCCAGACCCCAAGATGCAGCGGGAGGCGTTTGCCGCTGTCCGCGATTGTTTTCAAGGCATTCAATCTCGTCACTTAGTCGACCCAGACTATCAATTCTTCGACACCCTCTCTATGGGCATGTCTGATGATTTAGAGGCCGCCATAGCTGAAGGCAGTACCATGGTTCGTGTGGGAACAGCCATTTTTGGGAAGCGCGATAAGATTACTAAATGA
- the glcF gene encoding glycolate oxidase subunit GlcF, whose product MQTQLAPQFANTPEGIEAARILGKCVHCGFCTATCPTYQLLGDELDGPRGRIYLIKQIAEGQAPTEKTRLHLDRCLTCRNCESTCPSGVQYGNLIDIGRKWAEENTPERPLGQRITRWALKEGLTKPALFNSAMALGRLVRPLMPSGIKRKIPLTKNKALGQATDPYARPRTQHSRKMLILEGCVQPGMLPNINSATARVLDALKIQLISAPNATCCGALRYHLNDQIGGLENAKQNIDAWWPLVEQGVEAIVMTASGCGVMVKDYGHLLAHDSAYAAKAKKISGLTKDIAEILPSLQDELVQLIGSDQKPGVVYHPPCTLQHGQQIRGKVEGLLSGLGIGVRLCNDSHLCCGSAGTYSVTQPELSEQLRKNKLAHLNAACEESGANVIVSGNIGCITHLQQDDTPVLHWIEIVDQLISKSSKAQ is encoded by the coding sequence ATGCAAACTCAACTCGCCCCTCAATTTGCCAATACCCCAGAAGGGATAGAAGCTGCCCGTATTCTGGGTAAATGCGTTCACTGCGGTTTTTGTACCGCGACCTGTCCTACCTATCAATTACTTGGCGACGAGCTTGATGGACCTCGCGGCCGTATCTACCTCATTAAGCAAATTGCTGAAGGTCAAGCGCCAACAGAAAAGACACGCTTGCATTTGGATCGCTGCCTCACATGTCGTAATTGCGAAAGCACTTGCCCTAGTGGCGTGCAATATGGAAACTTAATCGATATCGGACGTAAATGGGCAGAAGAAAATACCCCAGAGCGCCCACTAGGTCAGCGTATAACTCGTTGGGCCCTTAAAGAAGGTTTAACTAAACCAGCATTATTTAATTCAGCAATGGCTTTGGGTCGTTTGGTGCGCCCCTTGATGCCAAGTGGTATCAAGCGCAAGATTCCACTCACTAAAAATAAAGCTTTAGGTCAAGCAACTGATCCTTATGCCAGACCAAGAACACAGCACAGTCGTAAGATGCTGATTCTGGAAGGTTGCGTTCAGCCCGGCATGCTACCGAATATCAATTCGGCAACTGCAAGAGTATTGGATGCTTTAAAGATTCAACTGATTAGCGCACCCAACGCAACTTGCTGTGGCGCGCTTCGCTATCACCTAAATGATCAAATAGGCGGCCTAGAGAATGCTAAGCAAAATATTGATGCGTGGTGGCCGCTGGTTGAGCAAGGCGTTGAAGCAATTGTGATGACCGCATCGGGATGCGGTGTAATGGTCAAAGACTACGGTCATCTCTTGGCGCATGATTCTGCATATGCCGCTAAAGCAAAGAAAATTTCAGGTCTGACTAAAGATATTGCGGAGATTTTGCCTTCACTGCAAGATGAATTAGTTCAACTCATTGGCTCTGATCAAAAACCTGGTGTGGTTTATCACCCACCCTGCACATTGCAGCATGGTCAACAGATACGCGGCAAGGTTGAGGGCTTGCTTTCTGGTTTAGGAATTGGCGTGCGCTTGTGCAATGACAGCCACCTCTGCTGCGGCTCTGCTGGAACTTACTCAGTTACTCAGCCAGAGCTTTCAGAGCAGCTACGTAAGAACAAGTTAGCGCACCTGAATGCAGCCTGCGAAGAGTCAGGAGCTAATGTAATTGTTTCCGGAAATATTGGATGCATTACCCACCTCCAGCAAGATGACACGCCAGTACTTCACTGGATTGAAATCGTAGATCAATTGATCAGCAAATCCTCCAAGGCCCAATGA
- the recG gene encoding ATP-dependent DNA helicase RecG, with the protein MTSKQAPNTLQKMGLDSPMALALHLPSRYEDETELCTIEEGLIQGRFSSVQTQGIVIRNQVLFRPRRQMLVTIEDDTETLQLRFLNFYPSQQKQMAVGTHVRVRGEIREGFQGPEMVHPTVRAVNPDAPLPTSLTPVYPASAGVSQAAIRKAVTQALRDPSLQESLAEFLPKKLMAELLPSHDWPNLQAAITYLHQPPANADTQALLERTHPAWRRVQFEELLAQQISLKRAHAIRRERHAPSFKLTKENKSLEAGLLKVLPFQLTAAQARVWNEIGTDLSKAFPMNRLLQGDVGSGKTVVAALAAARVMDHGYQAAVMAPTEILAEQHYLKMKEWFEPLGVQVAWLSGSLKAKEKRLAQELIESGAAQLIIGTHALIQENVSFAKLGLAVIDEQHRFGVRQRLEIQQRVGSELFYCHQLMMSATPIPRTLAMTYYADLDVSVIDELPPGRKPIATKVVKASRRDEVIGGLQSWLSKGLQAYWVCPLIEESEALQLQTAVESFEQLTQALPDFKVGLVHGRLKADEKAAVMAAFKANEIQLLVATTVIEVGVDVPNAALMVIEHAERFGYAQIHQLRGRVGRGSADSVCILMYAEPLSLAAKERLQTLRETSDGFVIAERDLSLRGPGELLGAKQSGDAMLRFVDLQRDAWLIELAQQAAERLLADHADIVERHLERWLGSRAEFLKA; encoded by the coding sequence ATGACTAGCAAACAAGCGCCAAACACACTGCAAAAAATGGGTTTAGACAGCCCAATGGCCCTTGCTTTGCATCTGCCATCGCGATATGAGGATGAGACTGAGTTATGCACGATTGAGGAGGGCTTAATACAGGGGCGTTTTAGCTCAGTACAGACCCAGGGAATAGTCATTCGAAATCAAGTCCTCTTTCGGCCTAGAAGGCAGATGCTTGTCACGATCGAAGACGATACGGAAACTTTGCAACTTCGGTTTCTGAATTTCTATCCAAGCCAGCAAAAGCAAATGGCGGTTGGTACTCACGTTCGCGTACGAGGTGAGATCCGCGAGGGCTTCCAGGGTCCTGAGATGGTTCATCCAACGGTGCGTGCAGTGAATCCTGATGCACCACTGCCAACAAGCTTGACTCCAGTCTACCCAGCAAGCGCAGGAGTGTCACAAGCAGCAATTCGTAAGGCAGTTACTCAGGCATTGCGCGATCCGAGTTTGCAAGAGAGTTTGGCTGAGTTCTTACCAAAAAAATTGATGGCGGAATTACTGCCCAGTCATGATTGGCCAAACCTACAGGCTGCTATTACTTATCTCCATCAACCACCCGCCAATGCTGATACACAAGCTCTATTAGAGCGGACGCACCCAGCATGGCGACGAGTACAGTTTGAAGAGTTACTTGCTCAGCAAATTTCTTTAAAGCGCGCACATGCGATTCGCAGAGAGCGACATGCACCCAGTTTTAAGCTGACTAAAGAGAATAAGAGCCTCGAAGCGGGATTGCTAAAGGTCTTGCCATTTCAATTAACAGCTGCTCAGGCCCGAGTTTGGAATGAAATTGGCACTGATTTATCTAAAGCATTCCCAATGAATCGTCTTCTTCAGGGCGATGTAGGTAGTGGTAAGACCGTTGTAGCTGCGTTGGCGGCTGCACGCGTTATGGATCATGGTTATCAAGCGGCAGTAATGGCGCCTACTGAAATCTTGGCTGAGCAACATTACTTGAAGATGAAAGAGTGGTTTGAGCCTTTAGGGGTCCAAGTTGCTTGGTTATCCGGTAGCTTAAAGGCTAAAGAAAAAAGATTGGCTCAAGAGCTTATTGAGAGCGGTGCGGCCCAACTGATTATTGGTACCCATGCATTGATTCAGGAGAATGTGAGTTTTGCAAAACTGGGGTTAGCGGTCATTGATGAGCAACATCGTTTTGGCGTGCGCCAGCGTTTAGAGATTCAGCAACGTGTTGGCTCTGAATTGTTTTACTGCCATCAATTGATGATGTCTGCTACACCAATACCGCGTACTTTGGCGATGACCTATTACGCAGACCTTGATGTTTCGGTAATTGATGAGCTACCTCCTGGCCGTAAGCCGATTGCCACTAAAGTTGTAAAAGCTAGCCGTCGAGATGAAGTGATTGGCGGATTACAAAGCTGGCTCTCTAAAGGTTTGCAGGCTTATTGGGTTTGTCCTTTGATTGAAGAGTCAGAGGCCTTGCAGTTGCAAACTGCAGTAGAGAGTTTTGAGCAATTAACTCAGGCCTTGCCAGACTTCAAGGTTGGTCTAGTGCATGGGCGTTTAAAAGCGGATGAAAAAGCAGCCGTGATGGCGGCGTTCAAGGCCAATGAAATTCAACTGCTAGTCGCAACTACTGTGATTGAGGTGGGTGTTGATGTGCCTAATGCTGCATTGATGGTGATTGAGCATGCTGAGCGCTTTGGTTATGCCCAGATTCATCAATTACGTGGGCGTGTGGGTCGGGGCTCCGCCGATTCAGTATGTATTTTGATGTATGCAGAGCCTTTATCTTTAGCGGCCAAAGAGCGCCTACAAACACTGCGCGAGACTTCAGATGGCTTTGTGATTGCAGAGCGTGATTTATCACTTCGGGGCCCTGGCGAACTATTGGGTGCTAAACAATCTGGGGATGCCATGCTTCGCTTTGTAGATTTGCAGCGAGATGCGTGGCTCATTGAGCTGGCTCAGCAGGCGGCTGAACGTTTATTGGCAGACCATGCTGATATTGTTGAGCGTCATTTAGAGCGTTGGTTAGGTTCTCGAGCAGAGTTTCTGAAGGCATAA
- the glcE gene encoding glycolate oxidase subunit GlcE: MTAPNSTIESFREQILNAANNKTSLSIEGGGTKAWYGNTNSNAKLNTRPYSGILEYQPEELVITACAGTPLKEIEAALKEKNQVLAFEPPHFGEHATFGGAIAAGLAGPGRISVGNFRDFVLGARILDGKGQDLSFGGKVMKNVAGYDVSRLLPGSMGTLSLLLEASVKVLPKPAATATLRCQIPQEKALKVLNEWAGQPLPLSASCWIGNGKDTDGELTIRLAGAAAAVKAAIPLMSSLVLAKEIDPTIAEVFWNDLREQKLLPFTNLGADQTLYRLALPAVCGPLAVPNSEDNLVLEWHGQQRWIKANGDEATFAAIKLLATNHGGHATRFKQGSNVDPSFERFTLLSEQAHSKALEAVQARLRLAFDPASVFATKRLP; encoded by the coding sequence ATGACCGCTCCTAATTCAACGATAGAAAGTTTTCGTGAGCAGATTCTCAATGCAGCCAATAATAAAACTTCACTTTCCATTGAAGGTGGAGGCACGAAAGCTTGGTACGGAAATACTAATTCCAATGCGAAATTAAATACGCGCCCCTATTCCGGCATCTTGGAATACCAACCTGAAGAGTTAGTGATTACTGCTTGTGCTGGCACGCCACTCAAAGAAATTGAAGCGGCCCTCAAAGAAAAAAACCAAGTTCTCGCATTTGAGCCTCCCCACTTTGGGGAGCATGCCACTTTTGGCGGCGCAATTGCTGCAGGACTCGCAGGGCCCGGTCGCATCAGCGTTGGCAATTTTCGTGACTTTGTTCTAGGCGCTCGTATTCTGGACGGCAAGGGTCAAGACCTCTCCTTTGGCGGCAAAGTCATGAAGAACGTTGCGGGTTACGACGTCTCTCGTCTACTCCCAGGATCGATGGGAACGCTGTCTTTATTACTTGAGGCATCAGTAAAAGTTTTACCAAAGCCTGCTGCTACAGCAACCTTACGTTGCCAAATCCCTCAAGAGAAAGCATTGAAGGTTCTCAATGAATGGGCAGGTCAGCCCCTCCCTCTATCAGCAAGCTGCTGGATTGGCAATGGCAAGGATACTGATGGTGAATTAACGATTCGCTTGGCAGGTGCTGCTGCTGCAGTAAAGGCCGCCATTCCTTTGATGAGTTCTTTAGTACTTGCCAAGGAAATCGACCCAACGATAGCTGAAGTTTTTTGGAATGATTTGCGCGAGCAAAAACTTTTACCATTCACCAATCTCGGCGCTGATCAAACCCTCTATCGCCTAGCCCTACCTGCAGTATGTGGACCACTGGCAGTACCAAACTCTGAAGATAATCTTGTTCTCGAATGGCATGGCCAACAACGCTGGATCAAAGCAAATGGTGATGAAGCAACATTTGCTGCCATCAAACTATTGGCCACTAATCATGGCGGTCATGCAACGCGATTTAAACAAGGCAGCAATGTAGATCCATCTTTTGAGCGCTTTACTTTGCTGAGCGAGCAAGCGCACTCTAAAGCTCTTGAAGCAGTACAAGCACGCCTAAGATTGGCTTTTGATCCGGCCAGTGTATTTGCCACTAAACGTCTTCCATAA
- the proC gene encoding pyrroline-5-carboxylate reductase: MSQHKNMQNNSNAHITFIGGGNMGRALISGLLANGFEPNQITVVEANATTALKLHEDFGVQGIGALEQITFDFSKNNVVVMAIKPQDFNVVAKGLASKLKHVSASGPLILSIAAGIRLKDMSRWLDHARCVRAMPNTPALIGKGITGLFADAAVNTSDRALAETICNAVGQAVWVSEEKLMDAVTAVSGSGPAYVFAFLEAMQSAGEKLGLDAQTARKLAYATLEGATQLAHNSEEHAGILRERVTSKGGTTAAALEVMKQHGWHEILEKAIDAASQRGKMMGDELGKN, encoded by the coding sequence ATGAGCCAACACAAGAACATGCAAAACAATAGCAATGCACATATCACTTTCATTGGTGGCGGCAATATGGGTCGCGCCTTAATTAGTGGTCTGCTAGCAAATGGGTTTGAACCCAATCAAATCACTGTGGTTGAAGCAAATGCAACAACTGCCTTAAAACTACATGAAGACTTTGGCGTCCAAGGTATTGGCGCCTTGGAGCAGATTACATTTGATTTTTCAAAAAATAATGTGGTGGTCATGGCCATCAAGCCACAAGACTTTAATGTGGTTGCTAAAGGCTTAGCTTCTAAACTCAAACATGTGAGTGCGTCTGGTCCGCTCATCTTGAGTATTGCTGCAGGAATTCGACTCAAAGATATGAGTCGCTGGTTAGATCACGCACGTTGTGTGCGCGCCATGCCCAATACCCCTGCGCTGATCGGTAAAGGCATTACCGGTTTATTTGCAGATGCTGCAGTCAATACATCTGATCGCGCCCTGGCTGAAACTATCTGCAATGCAGTTGGTCAGGCGGTTTGGGTTTCTGAAGAAAAATTGATGGATGCTGTCACAGCAGTTTCTGGCAGTGGCCCTGCTTATGTCTTTGCATTTTTAGAGGCGATGCAGTCTGCAGGTGAAAAGCTAGGCTTAGATGCACAGACCGCTCGCAAATTAGCTTATGCAACCCTAGAAGGCGCCACTCAGCTAGCCCACAACTCGGAAGAACATGCCGGTATCTTGCGTGAACGTGTGACCTCTAAAGGTGGCACAACCGCTGCTGCACTTGAAGTCATGAAACAACATGGTTGGCATGAGATTCTTGAAAAAGCAATTGATGCTGCAAGTCAGCGCGGCAAAATGATGGGTGATGAATTAGGCAAAAACTAG
- a CDS encoding 3-deoxy-7-phosphoheptulonate synthase: protein MSQQNTNPANWYSAVDKTSDTDDQRIDNISVLPPPEHLIRFFPISGTPTETLISKTRKKIRDIIHGKDDRLLVIIGPCSIHDPRAALEYCQRLLAERERFAGELEVVMRVYFEKPRTTVGWKGLINDPYLDESYRIEEGLRLARQVLMEINRLGMPAGSEFLDVISPQYIADLISWGAIGARTTESQVHRELASGLSAPIGFKNGTDGNIKIATDAIQAAGRPHHFLSVHKNGQVSVVETKGNKDCHVILRGGKEPNYEAKFVQSACSELEAGKLRASLMVDLSHANSSKKHERQIVVADDVAKQIESGSHQIFGVMIESHLNDGAQKFTPGKDDPSKLEYGKSITDACINWDDSVQVLERLAAAVKKRRSKKK from the coding sequence ATGAGCCAACAAAATACGAATCCCGCTAATTGGTACTCCGCCGTTGATAAAACGTCGGACACCGACGATCAACGCATTGATAACATTTCTGTTCTGCCACCGCCAGAGCATCTGATTCGCTTCTTTCCAATCTCTGGAACACCGACTGAAACATTAATCAGCAAGACGCGTAAAAAGATCCGCGACATTATTCACGGAAAAGATGATCGCCTACTCGTCATCATTGGGCCTTGCTCGATTCATGATCCAAGAGCAGCATTGGAGTATTGCCAACGTCTCCTAGCTGAGCGTGAGCGCTTTGCTGGTGAATTAGAAGTTGTGATGCGCGTGTATTTTGAAAAGCCACGTACGACCGTTGGCTGGAAGGGTTTGATTAATGACCCCTACCTTGATGAGTCATATCGCATTGAAGAAGGTCTGCGCCTTGCTCGCCAAGTGCTCATGGAAATTAATCGCCTCGGCATGCCAGCGGGCAGCGAATTCTTAGATGTCATTTCTCCACAATATATTGCTGACCTCATTTCTTGGGGTGCTATTGGTGCGCGCACAACTGAGAGCCAAGTACATCGCGAACTTGCTTCTGGTTTATCTGCGCCGATCGGATTTAAGAATGGCACTGATGGGAACATCAAAATCGCAACAGATGCAATTCAAGCGGCAGGTCGTCCACATCACTTCTTGTCTGTTCACAAAAATGGTCAGGTATCGGTTGTGGAAACGAAAGGTAATAAAGATTGCCACGTGATTCTACGTGGTGGCAAAGAACCTAACTATGAAGCAAAATTTGTTCAGTCAGCATGCTCTGAGCTTGAGGCTGGTAAGCTTCGCGCCAGTTTGATGGTTGATTTGTCGCATGCTAACTCCAGTAAGAAACATGAGCGTCAAATTGTTGTTGCAGATGATGTTGCCAAGCAAATCGAATCTGGTTCACATCAGATTTTTGGTGTCATGATTGAAAGTCATCTCAATGACGGTGCTCAGAAATTCACACCGGGCAAAGATGATCCTAGCAAGCTGGAATACGGCAAGAGCATTACCGATGCCTGCATTAATTGGGATGATTCAGTTCAGGTATTAGAGCGTCTTGCCGCTGCAGTTAAAAAACGCAGAAGCAAGAAAAAGTGA
- a CDS encoding FAD-linked oxidase C-terminal domain-containing protein, with protein MVTPPPDLAAISALQSKLVSALRPILPEYALLWEPEDTIPYECDGLAAYRRMPLAVALPETEEQVAQILKICFEMQIPVVPRGSGTGLSGGAMPLSQGLVLSLAKLKKILSIDPFTRTAVVQPGVRNLAISEAVGHLGLYYAPDPSSQIACSIGGNVNENSGGVHCLKYGLTLHNVLRVRGVLMNGEIIEFGSLAPDSPGLDLLAIMMGSEGMLAVVTEVTVKLVAKPKLARVIMASFDDIEKGGNAVAAIIAAGIIPAGLEMMDKATTRAVEEFVHAGYDLDAAAILLCESDGTPEEVAEEIERMTKVLEQAGASGIQISKDETERLKFWSGRKNAFPAAGRLAPDYYCMDGTIPRRHIATLLKRIQGMEEKYGLGCLNVFHAGDGNMHPLILFNGADQEEWHRAEEFGTEILEACVELGGTITGEHGVGIEKINSMCVQFGEGERESFWGVKAAFDPEKLLNPDKAIPTLSRCAEYGRMRISGGNLPHPELERF; from the coding sequence ATGGTGACCCCGCCCCCCGATCTGGCCGCTATTAGCGCCCTTCAGTCCAAACTGGTTTCAGCCCTGCGCCCGATTCTTCCGGAATACGCCCTGCTTTGGGAGCCAGAAGACACGATTCCTTACGAATGTGATGGTTTGGCAGCCTATCGGCGCATGCCATTAGCTGTCGCCCTTCCAGAAACCGAAGAGCAAGTAGCTCAAATTCTGAAGATTTGTTTTGAAATGCAAATCCCAGTAGTGCCTCGTGGATCTGGTACTGGTCTGTCTGGCGGTGCAATGCCCTTATCTCAGGGCCTCGTACTGTCACTCGCCAAATTAAAGAAGATTCTCAGTATTGACCCATTTACTCGCACTGCAGTGGTTCAGCCAGGAGTACGTAATTTGGCGATCTCAGAAGCAGTAGGTCACTTAGGCTTGTACTACGCTCCAGATCCTTCATCACAAATTGCCTGCTCAATTGGTGGCAACGTCAATGAAAATTCTGGTGGTGTGCACTGCCTAAAATATGGTCTGACCTTACACAACGTCTTGCGAGTTCGTGGCGTTCTCATGAATGGCGAGATCATCGAATTTGGCAGCTTGGCTCCGGATTCTCCAGGCTTAGACTTACTAGCAATCATGATGGGTAGCGAGGGCATGCTTGCTGTAGTGACCGAAGTAACCGTGAAGTTGGTTGCCAAACCAAAACTAGCCCGCGTCATTATGGCGAGCTTTGACGATATTGAAAAAGGTGGCAATGCCGTTGCCGCTATTATTGCTGCTGGCATTATTCCTGCAGGCTTAGAAATGATGGATAAGGCTACTACTCGGGCAGTAGAAGAGTTTGTTCATGCAGGCTATGACTTAGACGCAGCCGCTATTTTGCTTTGTGAGTCAGATGGCACACCAGAAGAAGTTGCCGAAGAAATTGAACGCATGACCAAGGTACTTGAGCAAGCGGGTGCAAGCGGCATTCAAATCTCCAAAGATGAAACTGAGCGTTTGAAGTTTTGGAGTGGTCGCAAGAACGCTTTCCCCGCTGCAGGCCGCTTAGCCCCTGACTATTACTGTATGGACGGTACGATTCCGCGTCGTCACATTGCTACATTACTAAAGCGCATTCAAGGCATGGAAGAAAAATATGGTCTTGGTTGCTTGAACGTTTTCCATGCAGGTGATGGCAATATGCATCCACTCATTTTGTTTAATGGTGCCGATCAAGAAGAATGGCATCGCGCTGAAGAATTTGGCACAGAAATATTGGAAGCATGTGTAGAGCTGGGTGGCACTATCACTGGTGAGCACGGTGTGGGTATCGAAAAGATCAATTCGATGTGTGTGCAGTTTGGAGAAGGTGAGCGTGAATCCTTCTGGGGCGTCAAAGCGGCATTTGACCCAGAAAAACTTCTTAATCCAGATAAGGCTATTCCTACTTTGAGCCGTTGTGCTGAGTATGGCCGTATGCGCATTAGTGGCGGCAATCTGCCTCACCCAGAATTGGAGCGCTTTTAA
- a CDS encoding cob(I)yrinic acid a,c-diamide adenosyltransferase, producing MGNRLSKIATRTGDAGMTGLGDGSRVEKDHLRICAMGDVDELNSEIGVLMTEDFPTSIAEELSALFLQIQHDLFDLGGELCIPNYKLLNPDHVAQLDIWLEKYNKELPPLTEFILPGGTRAAAQAHVCRTVCRRAERSIVRLGWEEPLYDSPRQYVNRLSDLLFVVARILNRAAGGTDVLWKHEKKETK from the coding sequence ATGGGAAATCGACTATCAAAAATTGCCACAAGAACGGGCGATGCTGGCATGACTGGTCTGGGAGACGGAAGTCGCGTTGAGAAGGATCATTTGCGTATTTGCGCCATGGGTGATGTTGATGAGCTCAACTCAGAAATCGGTGTTTTGATGACCGAAGACTTCCCCACAAGCATTGCCGAAGAGTTGAGTGCCCTCTTTTTACAGATTCAACATGATTTATTTGATTTAGGTGGTGAACTCTGTATTCCAAACTACAAGTTACTGAATCCTGATCATGTAGCCCAATTGGATATCTGGCTAGAGAAATACAACAAGGAATTGCCACCACTAACAGAATTTATTTTGCCTGGCGGAACGCGTGCTGCAGCACAAGCTCATGTATGCCGCACTGTTTGTAGAAGAGCAGAGCGCTCCATCGTGCGCTTAGGCTGGGAAGAGCCTTTATATGATTCCCCTCGTCAATACGTCAATCGTTTATCAGATCTTCTCTTTGTCGTTGCTCGTATTCTCAATCGTGCCGCAGGTGGAACAGATGTACTGTGGAAGCACGAAAAAAAAGAGACTAAATAA
- the ubiA gene encoding 4-hydroxybenzoate octaprenyltransferase yields the protein MSFNDRLKAYAYLIRLDKPIGTLLLLWPTLWALWLASSGIPDFNILFIFVIGTFLMRSAGCAMNDYADRDFDRHVQRTQGRPVTSGKISGKGAVAVAVVLALLAFLLIQPLNTFTKQLSVLALLVAFIYPFTKRFFAMPQAVLGIAFGFGIPMAYAAILDFIPLEAWVLFVGNIFWAIAYDTAYAMVDREDDLRLGLRTSAITFGSYDVLAIGISYAILFVSQLWVAQLADLSNYFLVGWLMALGCAIYHMKLVSTRGREECFLAFRHNNWLGGFLFLGIVLGLSMN from the coding sequence ATGTCATTTAACGATCGGCTCAAAGCTTACGCCTATTTAATTCGCTTAGATAAGCCGATTGGCACACTATTACTTTTGTGGCCAACGCTATGGGCTCTGTGGTTGGCAAGCTCCGGAATTCCTGATTTCAATATCTTATTTATTTTTGTGATTGGTACGTTTTTAATGCGTAGTGCTGGTTGCGCTATGAATGATTATGCAGATCGCGATTTTGATCGTCATGTCCAAAGAACCCAAGGACGCCCAGTTACCAGTGGAAAGATTTCTGGAAAAGGAGCCGTTGCTGTTGCCGTTGTATTGGCTCTTCTTGCATTTTTGTTGATTCAGCCTCTCAACACTTTCACGAAGCAACTTTCCGTCTTGGCCTTGTTAGTCGCTTTCATATACCCCTTTACAAAACGTTTCTTTGCTATGCCACAGGCAGTACTTGGTATTGCATTTGGTTTTGGTATTCCTATGGCTTATGCGGCAATTTTGGACTTTATTCCATTAGAAGCTTGGGTCTTATTTGTGGGGAATATTTTTTGGGCTATTGCCTATGACACGGCCTATGCCATGGTCGATCGAGAGGATGATTTACGTTTGGGATTGCGAACCTCAGCGATTACTTTTGGAAGCTATGACGTGCTAGCGATCGGCATCAGTTATGCAATCTTGTTTGTAAGTCAACTTTGGGTGGCACAACTGGCCGACCTGAGCAACTACTTTTTAGTCGGTTGGTTAATGGCTTTAGGCTGTGCGATCTACCACATGAAACTCGTCTCTACTAGAGGTCGAGAAGAATGCTTCTTAGCCTTCCGTCACAATAACTGGCTGGGAGGGTTTTTATTCTTAGGGATTGTTTTGGGGCTTAGTATGAATTAG